In the Aythya fuligula isolate bAytFul2 chromosome 8, bAytFul2.pri, whole genome shotgun sequence genome, one interval contains:
- the IER5 gene encoding immediate early response gene 5 protein, producing MEFKLEAHRIVSISLGKIYSARGQRGGLKLHKNLLVSLVLRSARQVYLSEPGCPPEPPPNAACGPPEEPPPPPSPPPPQDEAGPRLPGAACPGPRPRRCCCGCCCCCASAAGEGNREASRQDCASATASTSAPPPPHCPRKRSAAERGQAGSPVKKPRREAEEPPPPPPQGEQEDMETGNVASLISIFGSSFSGLLSKEPKGRRRPPLDGGETAAATPAEAASEPGQICCDEPVLRTLNPWSTAIVAF from the coding sequence aTGGAGTTCAAGCTGGAGGCGCACCGCATCGTCAGCATCTCGCTGGGCAAGATCTACAGCGCGCGGGGCCAGCGCGGCGGCCTGAAGCTGCACAAGAACCTCCTGGTGTCGCTGGTGCTGCGCAGCGCCCGCCAGGTTTACCTCAGCGAGCCGGGCTGCCCGCCCGAGCCGCCCCCCAACGCCGCCTGCGGGCCCCCcgaggagccgccgccgccgccgtcaCCGCCGCCCCCGCAGGACGAGGCCGGCCCCAGGCTGCCCGGCGCGGCCTGCCCGGGCCCCCGGCCGCGGCGCTGttgctgcggctgctgctgctgctgcgcctCGGCGGCCGGCGAGGGCAACCGCGAGGCCTCCCGGCAGGACTGTGCCAGCGCCACCGCCAGCACCAGCGCCCCGCCGCCTCCGCACTGCCCGCGGAAGAGGAGCGCCGCGGAGAGGGGCCAGGCGGGCTCGCCGGTGAAGAAGCCCCGGAGGGAGGCGGAGGAGCCGCCCCCACCGCCGCCGCAGGGCGAGCAGGAGGACATGGAGACGGGCAACGTGGCCAGCCTCATCAGCATCTTCGGCTCCAGCTTCTCGGGACTGCTCAGCAAGGAGCCCAAAGGCCGCCGGCGGCCGCCCCTTGACGGCGGCGAGACGGCAGCGGCCACCCCCGCCGAGGCGGCGAGCGAGCCGGGGCAGATCTGCTGCGACGAGCCGGTGCTGCGGACCCTCAACCCCTGGAGCACGGCCATCGTGGCCTTCTGA